The genomic segment GCATACAACGCAACTGTACAGCAAAGAAGAGCGACGTGTGGGCTGTGCTCACCGAGCTGGTGGAGGTAATGCAGGACGAGCTGCAGGCATCGCACCGCGTGAAACTCGACGGCTTCGGCGCATTCAAAATCGGTATCCAAAGCGTCGGTGCCGACTCCGTGAAGGACTTCAATGCCGTCAAGCACGTGAAAGGACTGCGCGTCATCTTCCAGCCCGAGACGAAAATCAGTGCCGACAAGACGCGCACCCGCACCTTCCTCACCGGATGCACCGTGCAGGAAGCACCAAAAAACGCTGTTGAGGCATAACAAAAACCTTTAGGGGCTATAAGGTCCCTAAAGTCCTTAGGGTCCTTAAAGTCTCTAAAGTCCTTACTCAAAAACTAAAAAGCACTATGAAAAACATCAATCAATCTAAATGGCGGCTGATACTGAAAGCCGTCCTGGCAATCATCACCGCCCTGCTCGGAGTGATAGGCGGTGCCGCAGTGGGAATCGGGGGAGCTTAGCCTTGGCAGGCTTCTGCCCCTCGACCATACCCCGAAAGGGAGGGAAAGTGGAAGAGACAAAAAAAGAGCGGATATTGATAGCGATAGAGAAGGCTGGATAGAAATAGAACTTCAAAGCAGTCCCCTCTAACCATATTTATCAATTATTAATTGTCAATTCTTAATTAAATAAAGTGCCTTGTCTTCGGCGAGTTCCATCTGCTCGCGTTCGCCCGGCGCCTTGTCGTTGATTCCGCAGAGGTGGAGGATGCCGTGGATGATGACGCGACGGAGCTCCTCGTCGTAGGGCTTGCCGAACTTCTCGGCATTGCTGCGCACCGTGTCTATGGAGATGACGATGTCGCCGTGGATGGTGTCGCCCTCGGTATAGTCGAAGGTGATGATGTCGGTGTAGTAGTCGTGGTGGAGGTAGGTGCGGTTGACTTCCAGAATCCGCTCGTCGGAGACAAACATGTAGCCGATGTCGCCCACGCGCTTGCCGTAGGTGGCAGCCACGCGCCGAATCCATGCGGTGATGGCTCGTTTGTGGAAGGCTGGCATTCGGATGCCGTCGCAGTTGTAGGTAATCATGGCGGGGTGGGGATTATGGGAGATATTTGCTCACGTCTTGACCGAAAAACTGCAGTTCGCGAACGAGTGTCGAGGAGATGTGCGCCGTCTGCGGGTCGGCAAACAGCAGGAGGGTCTCAATGCCACCGAGCTGGCGGTTGACTTCCGCCTGGTCGCGCTCATACTCGAAATCTTTTACCGAGCGGACGCCACGAATGATACAGCTGGCATTCGTGCGCTTCGCCAGGTCAACAGTCAGGTCGCTGTATGACACAACCTCCACCGCGGGGTTGTCGTCGTACAGCCGCTTGATGGTTTGCAGGCGTTGGTCGGCTTCCTGCTTCGTGTGTTTCAGTTCGCTGACCGCCACACCTATAATAATATGGTCGAAAAGTGCAAGGGCTCGACGAACGATGTCGGCATGTCCAATCGTGAACGGGTCAAAAGTTCCTGTGAAAAGTGCTGTCTTCATATCGTTTTTTCATCAATTCAAATGAAGGTGTTTAGTCAAAAAAGCCCGGTTCCATCGAGGAATTTCGGTATGGATTGCGTCCGAGATGCTGGTAGGCAAGCTCGGTCACCATTCGTCCGCGAGGGGTCCGCTTGATGAATCCCTCCATGATGAGATAGGGCTCATAAACCTCTTCGAGCGTGCCGGCTTCCTCGCCGATGGCGGTGGCAATCGTGGAGATGCCTACCGGACCGCCACGGAACTTGTCGATGATGGTCAGGAGAATCTTGTTGTCTATCTCGTCGAGGCCGTACTGGTCGATGTTCAGCGCCGTCAGCGAGATGCGGGCGATGTCGGTATCGATGCTCCCGTTTCCCTTTACCTGCGCAAAATCGCGCACACGGCGCAACAGGGCATTGGCAATACGAGGCGTACCGCGCGAACGGCGGGCAATCTCTACCGCCGCATCGTCGGTGATGGGCACCTGAAGGATGCCCGCCGAGCGCTTCAAGATGCGGGTCAGCGTCTCCGGCTCGTAATATTCCAAATGGAGATTGATGCCAAAGCGGGCACGCAACGGAGCGGTGAGCAGACCGCTGCGCGTGGTGGCTCCGACAAGCGTGAAGGGGTTGAGGTCAATCTGAATCGAACGGGCAGACGGACCTTTATCTATCATGATATCAATGCGATAGTCCTCCATCGCCGAATAGAGATATTCTTCTACGACGGGCGAGAGGCGGTGAATCTCATCAATGAAAAGCACATCGTTGGGCTCTAACGAAGTAAGGATGCCGGCAAGGTCGCCCGGCTTGTCAAGCACCGGACCGCTGCTGATTTTGAACCCTACGCCCAATTCGTTGGCAATGATGTTCGACAAAGTGGTCTTTCCGAGTCCTGGAGGACCGTGAAGGAGCGTGTGGTCAAGCGGTTCGCCACGATATTTCGCTGCTTCAACAAACACTTCCAGGTTTTCCACCACCTTCTGCTGACCGCTGAAGTCATCGAACCGCAACGGACGAAGGGCGTTCTCAAACTCCTTCTCCGATGAAGAAACCGTCTCCTGTCTGATGTCAAAATCGTCTTGCATAACCAACTCGCAATTTATTGCAAAGCTAAAGATTCAATATGATGCGTAGAATTTATTTGCTGCAAAGTTACGAAAAGTCGAATGCAAAACAAAACAAACGTGTTTGTTTTTTTGCTGAGACGTAGTAACTTCGTGAATTCTTTTCACAAAGTTGGATAAAAATCGGGAATTATAAGCCAGTCCCATGAAGAAAATTCATTTTTCTTTAAAGCATCACATAAAAACGGCGCCACATAAGCCAGCCAGATAAATAGTAAAGAAGTTGCTCATTTTGCTTCTTTTCACAAAAAATATTTGGAGAATTGCGCAAAACACTTTACCTTTGCACCGCATTTATCGCAACAGCGACAATGCATATCCAAGCCCTTGCTTTGATATCGGACTTGTAGCTCAGTTGGTTAGAGCAACAGACTCATAATCTGGAGGTCCCAGGTTCAAGCCCTGGCTGGTCCACATTGAAAATCAGCAACTTAGAAGAAATTCAAGTTGCTGATTTTTCGTTTTGCGAAAACAATGCGAAAACAACCGGTTTGAGTTCGACACCATTTTCTGCCACTTTTTGCAATTTTCTGCCATATTTGTTTTCGCGAAAACTTGGGCCAACACAAAGTCGCATTTTGATAATTGTCGCTTAATTTGCGTAAATGAAACCACATTGGCGATTTGCCAATCTGGTTTTTCCTTCACCATACCGCAACAAAACCACATTCGTAATTTGCGAATATGGTATCATTACAACTACGGTTGCTATCTACGAAGGATGAACAATTCATTCACCCCTTAAAGTACTCCTTTGCCAAGTCAATGGCATCTAAGCGGAGGTTTTCATCTTCCTCCTTCAATGCGGCATACACGCCATCGGCCAGCCAGAG from the Prevotella sp. Rep29 genome contains:
- a CDS encoding HU family DNA-binding protein gives rise to the protein MAVFYRLYQNNNENFVNKGKWYARATMTETVDMKKLADRIQRNCTAKKSDVWAVLTELVEVMQDELQASHRVKLDGFGAFKIGIQSVGADSVKDFNAVKHVKGLRVIFQPETKISADKTRTRTFLTGCTVQEAPKNAVEA
- a CDS encoding smalltalk protein, encoding MKNINQSKWRLILKAVLAIITALLGVIGGAAVGIGGA
- the ybeY gene encoding rRNA maturation RNase YbeY — its product is MITYNCDGIRMPAFHKRAITAWIRRVAATYGKRVGDIGYMFVSDERILEVNRTYLHHDYYTDIITFDYTEGDTIHGDIVISIDTVRSNAEKFGKPYDEELRRVIIHGILHLCGINDKAPGEREQMELAEDKALYLIKN
- the coaD gene encoding pantetheine-phosphate adenylyltransferase, with translation MKTALFTGTFDPFTIGHADIVRRALALFDHIIIGVAVSELKHTKQEADQRLQTIKRLYDDNPAVEVVSYSDLTVDLAKRTNASCIIRGVRSVKDFEYERDQAEVNRQLGGIETLLLFADPQTAHISSTLVRELQFFGQDVSKYLP
- the ruvB gene encoding Holliday junction branch migration DNA helicase RuvB; this encodes MQDDFDIRQETVSSSEKEFENALRPLRFDDFSGQQKVVENLEVFVEAAKYRGEPLDHTLLHGPPGLGKTTLSNIIANELGVGFKISSGPVLDKPGDLAGILTSLEPNDVLFIDEIHRLSPVVEEYLYSAMEDYRIDIMIDKGPSARSIQIDLNPFTLVGATTRSGLLTAPLRARFGINLHLEYYEPETLTRILKRSAGILQVPITDDAAVEIARRSRGTPRIANALLRRVRDFAQVKGNGSIDTDIARISLTALNIDQYGLDEIDNKILLTIIDKFRGGPVGISTIATAIGEEAGTLEEVYEPYLIMEGFIKRTPRGRMVTELAYQHLGRNPYRNSSMEPGFFD